From Rutidosis leptorrhynchoides isolate AG116_Rl617_1_P2 chromosome 3, CSIRO_AGI_Rlap_v1, whole genome shotgun sequence, a single genomic window includes:
- the LOC139900514 gene encoding secreted RxLR effector protein 161-like, with the protein MIKKFGTENSNPMVTPMATNVKRTLEGKGESFDSTKHRGMIGSLLYLTTSRPDIMFSVCLCARFQENPKTSHVEAVKRIFRYLKGTMHLGLWYPKFTGVDIMCFVDSDHGRSMIDRKSTSGVYAFVGLCLTSWFSKKQTSVALSTTETEYVVVGRACAQVLWMKQTFIDYGIISSEIPICCDNKSAIHLSKNQTLHSRTNTLTLGTTFFVTTSKKEIL; encoded by the coding sequence ATGATCAAGAAATTTGGAACGGAGAACTCAAATCCAATGGTGACTCCTATGGCAACCAATGTGAAACGTACGTTAGAAGGAAAAGGAGAGTCATTCGATAGCACCAAACATAGAGGAATGATCGGTTCTCTTCTATACTTAACGACGAGTAGACCGGACATCATGTTTAGTGTGTGCTTGTGTGCAAGATTTCAAGAAAATCCAAAGACGTCACACGTTGAAGCGGTTAAAAGGATCTTTAGATACTTAAAAGGAACAATGCATCTTGGATTATGGTATCCAAAGTTCACCGGGGTTGACATTATGTGCTTTGTAGATTCCGACCATGGACGGTCAATGATCGATAGAAAAAGCACAAGCGGAGTATACGCATTCGTAGGTCTTTGCTTAACATCATGGTTCTCAAAGAAGCAAACGTCTGTTGCACTATCCACAACCGAAACCGAATATGTTGTCGTGGGGAGAGCATGTGCACAAGTGCTATGGATGAAACAAACCTTCATCGATTATGGTATCATCTCATCTGAAATACCCATATGTTGTGATAATAAAAGTGCTATACACCTATCTAAAAATCAAACATTACACTCTAGGACTAACACATTGACATTAGGCACCACTTTCTTCGTGACCACGTCCAAAAAGGAAATATTGTGA